The genomic DNA TAGCGCATTCCGACGCTCTGGCTGAAAATATGAAGGGTTTTGAATGCAGTGACTTAGACAATGCGCTACTCAGCGGGCAAGCACCACCGAATGGCGACTTCAGCTTCCCCTTCAACAACGCTCAGGGACATCAAGTTCGAGCCATGCACCATGGCAGAATGCCCGTGGATATGAATAGCGGAAACCAGACGTTCAGCCCGTTAACCCACGGTCGTGCAGGCATGGATGGCTACCCGTACGACGACCAGGGCAGCGTTCAAGGTAGGCCCCGCTCAAATCAGCCGTCGGTTACCGACTCTGCTATTGGCGAAGACTTTCACCAGTCGACCGAATCCGTGTTCAGCCCCGGTCTTCACCAGAATCTCCACCAGGGAGACTGCCATGTTGATTCTTACGGACGAACTAGACGTGTTTCCGATCCGTGTCCGCAAGTTACGCCAGGGATACAAAGTCACGGGGCAGCGTATCAGCGTACGAATTCCTTTCCCACTGACAACATCAATATGCGGACTCAGTACAATAACTTCCCAGCAAACAGGGGGATCACCCAAAACGGATCAAATATGGGAAATAATGTACAGACATTTTATCCCAACCCAAATCAAACCGGCCATTCCAACACGCAAAACGTGGACACAACCTTACCGGGGATATATGAAAGGAGTACGGATTCACAGCCACCTTCGATCAGCCCGCACGTGCACGGACAAAACCTTGGATATCCGCACGGTAGAAGTGCTGGGAATTTGACAATGAACGCTTCCGTAAGCAAGCCAATGGAATACATGCCACAGGGCTCTGTAGGCCATACTACCCATGGAACTTCCCAGTATCAAGGAATGGCTTCCAACAGCACGACTGTCAGCAACAGTCGACTGCATCATTTGCCACCGCATATTTATCAACAGTATGGAAATCCACCGCCGCCACAACACTCACCCAACCCTGCACCCACCGCTCAGGTGAGGCAGTACCCACCACACATGCAGCCCAGGTTGAACCACCCACAGTTTACCATGGGCAATGGGAACCCACCATATGGATCTTCAGTGACTTTtactaacaataacaataacaatcagCATAATTTCCAATCTGTTGACTGTGCCAAACCAATGTTCCATGGTACACAGGGTAATATGAATGCCAACGTTAACATGACAAGTATTGGCCATGTTCCCAATATGCAGGGCTTGCCAAGATACCCGGGCAATCAGACAAGAGGGCAGCCCAGATATCCGGCACCACAACAGGGATATATGCCAAATTCAGGGATGCCAAACGCAGTCAACAAGACAGGTCATGTTGGGATCAACAGAGGTGGTATGGATTTTCAAAATGCCAACCCTGGTGCTTCACAGAGACTTAGACATTTTGGACCAATGCTAGAAAATGGACTTGCCCAACCCAAATATCCTCCTGAGCAGATGCAGGGATACGCTCGACATCCAACCAATGCCATTCCTCCAAATTATACGGGCATGCCACCCATGGGCGATAGCATGGGGATGGCAGACACAAGGCCACCGTCAAGTATGACACATCCACCGATTAGAACTCCTGCCACACAAACACAGCGATACCGGTACAACCATCCCGAAACTTATCCACCTTCGAGCGCCACAGCAAATGTGATTCCCAGTGgccaaaatcaaaatttcccTGAGTCAGTCAGTGGCAACAGAAGATATTCAAATGAGCGCAGTGCACGCGCCTCTCGCGTTTCCCTGGCGCAGGAAGCATCATTTGCCAAAGTTTTGCAGGCAATGGCAAAGAGGGACTATCCTACGGAGCAGGTTAATCCGACATGGGCTGAAGTGGGTCCCCTTCAAGGTGGTCATCCTCAGTCAATACCTGATGGCCATCACAGTCTCGAAAATAGCCAAGAGCCACCAGACCTTAGTGCAGAACTGGGATTCAGTGATGATCCGGAATTGCTGGAGAAAAGAGGGGACTTAGTGTTCAGTGCTGAACTGGAGAAACTGGCAAAACTTTCCCGGAATCCTATTTTCTTGAATTACCAGGGAATGACCGATGAAATGGCACCACCAGGTGCCTCACAGCCTGCGCAACAGGGACATGGCGAAATTGTCATGAACACGGACCAGAACTTTGCAACTGGGGAGGAGTTGATTAGCAATGGACAGGACATTGGCAGTCCCAACTTAGAAATCAGTGAAAACCAGCTGCCAAGTTTTGAAGAGTTGGTGGCAGACAGAAAcccacaacaacaacatcaggTAAGCAAAGAAGAAGACGTGCAGCACACAACAGCTAACACCACAACGGTATCCTCGACCCCAACGACAACAGTACCCACAAATAATATCTCTTCCGTACCGTCAATTCCTACGCCACCAGCAAATGACAGTCCCCATTCAATAAGCAATGCTAGCATAGGTGACTTCCAGGAAACAAACGAACACTCCGATGATACAAAGATCATGCCCGTTGAAAAAAGTTTGTCACCGGCTGGGGAAGAATTAAGTAAACAAACTGAGGAGAACTTCCAAACtgcagaaaatcaaaacatGGAATCCCCAAATGCAGTCAAGCAATTGCAACGAATGACACAGTCACTCAAGGACAAACAGGAGGAGGTATCGAAGAGTAGACATGTGCAGTACCTATCCCACAATTCTGACCCAGCAACAACATCAAGTCAAAACTGTATTGCAGCCCTATCAGCCGCTTGCAGGAACATGATAGCCGATCTGGACAGCCCTGTTCAAAGATCAATCAATCATCAATTGTACAATGTTGTTTCTGATAACGGGCTACACAGTCCAAACTATGAGGCCATGCCGAGTCAGTTCCCACAGATGCCTGGTATGGTGCCATCTCCCTTTATTCAGCAGAACCCAACATTCCAAGGCCACCAGCAGCCAATGGATAGTCTTAGCAGCATTGGCTGTTCCCCAGTGACTGATGCCGGGCAGCAAACTCCAAACTGTGTGTCCCCAGGTACTTTTCACCTTCAATACCAAAATTTTCTGCACGAGCCTGTGGACATGCCAGTAGAACCGAAACAGAAAAGGAAGCCACGAGCCAAGAAACGCAACCTGTCACAGGATGGAGACGACGTGCCCAAAAAGCAGAgaaggaaaaagaagaaaacgAGTGACTCAGGTGATTTCTCTGCTCTCGAAGGAGAAGTAAACAGTGTTGAAAGTTCTGTTGTGGGAAGCATAGATGAGCAAACTAACAAAATGCTAGATGATGCGTCTCTAGTTGTGAGTGAGTCGGAGCACATGGAAACGTCAAGAATGACATCAGCAGAGTCAAGTGCAACTCTACCGGAGAATTCAAAATCTAGCATTATTGAAAACTCCAGTAATGTGCTGTCCACACCCCCAGACATCCAAAGTTCAAGCCCTTTAGATGCGGTTACCTTGGCAACAATATCTTCTGAATCGCCAGTGATGATAACATCACCTCCATCTCTGAGCTCCCCAAGGAGTCAACCGATTGCATCGGCAAGTACGCCAAATGAAGTGCCCGATGGGCTAATAATGATGCAGCAACAACCACTGCATCAGCAACATCAGCAGCCGGGCACTCCAAATGTGGAATCAGCCAGCAATAATAACAACACAATtccaaataataaacaaaacgCTGAAACAAATTCCTTTGTGGTTTCCCAGGAAACGGCAAATAACATATCAAGTTGCCCAGGTAGTGTTAATAGTGTAAATGACAAGGAGGAGAGAGCGACAGGCAAAGGGTATAGTGACACTGTTCAGTCTCGACCCAGTAGTCAAAACAGTCAGGATGGAAAACAGGCATTTTTTGACTTGAACTGCCTCCCAAATGACATTGCCACTTCGAACAATGCAAGCATACCACAGACGACACCCTCTTACCCAAACACTTCCATCAGCATGAGCTCAGGAGCACCCACTTGTGTGACACCTGTGTGCGTGCCGACGTCCTGTACTTCAGTGCCTCCAGGAATGGGGAATCAGGCAGCCATGCATCCGGGATATCCTGTAGTGAACAACAATCAGCCACCGGAGGCGCATCCTTTGGAAATCCTCCAGGCTCAAATTCAGCTGCAGAGACAGCAGTTTAACATAAGTGAAAGCCGGCCCCTCCCGTACAAAAATCCCCCCAAAGTTTCCAGCGGTCCCAAATCCAAGACGTCAAAGGCAACCAAGCCTCAAAATCCAGTGGATGTGGAAAAGTTGATTGCCGAGGAAGATTCCACGTGGTATATGCCAAATGAAGCGCCGAAGGAACCTACTGTGCCATGGGAACAGAGCAAGAAAAACCTGGAAAAAGgtaatttacatttttctaaaTATTTACAACCCACAAAAGTGTGAAAGGCACACACTTCCTAAATTCGTTGAAACCCAGATAACCACATGATTCACCAAGAGAAACATCCACATACACACCATCATTCTTTTGAAAATccaccaaaaaaaaatatatcagtttCTACCAGCTGTCATGCTTTTTGATGCGTGGATAAAGGCACAAAAGCGCGCAATGCCATGTGGCAGCATAAAAGGATGTCAAAATTGCCAACAAGGTGTAGTGATAGCTTGCCAACACACAGACTACATGGATACCTGGATACAGCATGGATAACGGTTCAGTTAATGCTGCAGGGACTTGTTCGAAAAAAACCCTGActctaattaattaattttgcacgGCAACATAAAATGTTCATCAGTTTCCTGCAAGTCAAAGGAGGTtgacatgttttgaaaaaaattaactgcAATATCGAGTCTTTTTTTTTCCCCCGTCAGTTATTTTCTGGatcatgttgaaattttaatttttcaaagcaACACTTCAAGTGAAATAATGATGGAAATTTTAGGAAAATGAGATAAACAAACAGAATAGAATATAATTTACAGTGGCAGATTTCAAGACCGGAGAAAGTGACTAGTTGATCACAATAACTCGGGAGTCAATAGCAGCTATCTTGTTTAATGCCGTGTTGTTGTTGAAATTAAACTGGATTGCTCCGGGTTCAAAGGGCAGATGGGTTGCCTTGTCAAGATGTATTGGTGTAATCTCAGTGAAAATTTCTGTGCTCTGTGATCAACAGTAAGACTGTGGACATTTATATAAATAATTCCAGATGCTATCCTGGCAGATCTGGGCCTTAAACAGAAATGTGAAACTCCATTGTGATATTTTTTCCAGCCTGAGGAATTTTTGTTCCCACTGAACAGCGAGAGGGAGAATTGATGTGCCCTCGTTTGTAGCAAGATTGGCATTCTAAATTGCAAAGgaaaaatgcatttttacatTGTGGTAAATTAACTGGAAAATGATAATCCTGTGTCTAAATCGGCTGTTGTGCTTCCCCCTTAACTGTGCAATGTTTTTTTGTGCTGTGTAAAAGATCTGATCCTCGGCTGGTTTCTCATCATTAGTGCATGCCAGGAGAGCTGGGGTCTTTGTGGCTTCAAGTTAAGACGCGTGACAGTTACAGACATTGCCAGtgtgtgaaaatttcatgacaaaGACGGTCGGGCAGTTAAAAAATACTTAAAGCTTGACTGGGTAGTGCAGAGTGTGGCATGATTGTGTGTCCTTCCATCAATTGCATGTTCTCTACGTTTGCAAACAGTCATTGTGCAGTCATGCAGAGCTCGAAGGCAATACTTTTTCTGCCGATTACTAATGCATGTTCATCTCATCACCAGCCAGCTTGTGTGTTGTGCATATAAATTATAGCCTCTATCTgggtccccccccccctctacccATCCCCATTTTCCAAATGGCAGCATCTCCGGCTCAGTCAAGTCTTTGCGTTTTTTCAGTGAAAAGATCCAGTAAAACACACTCATTACCTTGGGAGTTGCATTTCTGTGCTAATTTCCCCCGTTGCACCCTGGGACTGCGCCAATTAACATAGCATAAAGGAAAGAGAGTTCCTCGGAGACACATTACAATTGGACCGTACAAAACTGTGAAATTCAAATCTCACAAAAAAAAGATAGGACATCTGACATGCAAGTGTCGATTACACCATCATACAACTTAGAAAGATACAAGTGATCTACCGTCCATGTCAGAGTTGCTGGCTCATCACCAcagattattttttctttggtcTGCAAATCTCGTTAAAATTTCTCATCTGAGATATCATTGAGATGTGCatgaattcaaataaatatatttcaacATCCTGAAGAGGAAACTCTAATTACTTAGTTTGTGCCCTCCTCCCCCCAAGCATCCCACCTCCTCCATCGGTGCACATTTCAGTTTCCCAATAATTTGTAGTAGGTCACAGGCCAAATGTTTTGATACACCAGAAATGTGTTGGTGATATACAAAGAGAGCACACAGCCCTTTCAACACTCAACCTTCGGTTGGTTTGAGGATTTTGGTATTCTCAACATTGCTTTGTATTTACATATTGTATTATAATTCAAATGATGTCGTACCTCTCAGCATAACTCTATCctcaatttttaaaaagactGTTATTATTCCATTTTTGGTTGTATTCCGGTTTTAATGTATAATTTCTTCTCTAATAAATAGTACATCAGctacaaattttgaataaaccttagaatatttttattaGACGGATGTAAAACGGAAAAACGACTCTGGACCAGCTCTTTAAGATAATTTAGCGAGGAAAAAAGCCATctttcattcaatcattcagcGCTGTAAATTAGAAGTAATGGCGGTTtaagtagtttttgaaaaattaaacacTTCTTTTAAATATGTAGGAGAGACATAAAGCTGTACTTTTCCTTTAATTATTTACTTTCCATGGTAATCAGAGTAAAGGTGAAAGGTCAGAGTATGAGTGTGTAATTTGTCATGTGTGTTGAGGGGGGACTATATAAAACTGAAATCTGATAGTTTGACCTCATTTCTTGAAAGCATgaattttcagaagttttttcAATTCTTCCTGTTCAGGGTAGAGTATTAGGGGTGGGAAATCTGTGAACTGGCCTCATCTTTGTAGTTTCCAGTTTGTTGGTTGTTAACgacatatttgtttatttttcagacATTTATGGCAGATTAATTGAtattcaagaaatatgtaccATTTTACGAACATCAATCatgatgaatttaaaaaaaggGGGAAGATGGGGGAGGTGTAGTCATTATTGGTGATTAGTTGCCAAGAAGGAATATGGTAGCTTTGGATTAAGTGGGTGGCAAAGGAAGCCATACAGTACCATTTTTGTACAGCTTTCTCCAAAGAGTGTAGGGATTCACCACAAATAGATTGGGCTCCACCAAGGCGCCATAGAAAACGTTTTCTTCTCATGTTCCTATGATTGGCAGTTTTGCAGATCACTTTACGCATCATATGAAAATGTCCTTCAGAattttggaagaaaaaaaataatccagGCAGCTTTTTTTCTTGCCCGACAGGTACACAGACATGTACGTTTTCAGTGTTAGAGTGAAATGAATAGATTTTGTGTTCTTTGTAAGCGTAGCCCTgagaaatattacaaaatatgaGACAGAACAGTAAAAAGCAGCGGCTGTGTCAGATAGTGGGTATGTAGGTAAATTGCAAACATTGTTGAGATATTAAGAATCTGTGTACGTGCAGTATGCACATGCGGTGGATGGTCACATGTAATCAGATTACGAATTTGCCATATCATTGATTTATTGTTGTATATTTGATTTTGTATGTCCCTTGTTTGTACGCTTCAAGCCATaaatattcatttcaaaatgcaGGCATTTTTGtaatcaatttttttagcttttttttggggggggaggaGGGTAATTTTTTCTTTCTAATTGAAACCATGTCAATAAGAAAACAAAAAGAGGGGAAAAATTGCATGTAATTGCACCCTGAAACAACAAAACAGTTATGTCGTTATTCTGTTATGGGTAGCTCGTATATGGACCCAGAAAGCATACTCACAGAGTCTGaaattttctcttgttttccAGGCAAATTCCATGCATTGAAATCAATTTGAAATTCTGTACTTTAGCATTgttagatgtacatgtatgtgcatatAGGTATGTTGCTAACGTACATGTTGATATTAAGAAAACTTTCTGAGATTCTGGTATGTTTGTCCTGGTGACACGTCTCTTTATAGCAACTCATAGCTGCCTATGTCATAAATACAGTGatctttcaaaattgttttgctgCCAGATTGCATCGAGAATTGTTTTTCACGAGATTTAACCCAATTTAAATACTATTTATGGCATTTCCTGtcgaaaattacaaaacaaaatacttcCATGTCAACTTAAAAGAATACAGCAAAGTTTAGAGATTAATCTGCCAGTGACGCCTGATGTAATTCTAAGTCAATAGATATTGATTCTAATCAACCCAGATGTAACCATTGTTAGAGGGACGGAGAATGCTCTATTTCATGAAAGTGAATCCTGTCTGATTTGAACTGTGTCTTTGCAATGAAGTTACATATGCATGGTTAATTATGAGGTAGTGGTGACTGTCCTGTTTTCATTTCCCAAACAATGGCTAATGTTATATGCCCCGTCTCCATTCTGTATGTGGCTCACGTAATATGTGTATGTAATATTGTATCATCTGCTTTCCCCAGCGCTGCTGATCTTCCTCGTCAAAAGCTGCCTCCTGATTTCAGTCACTTCAACTGCAGTTTGACCAAAAACCCACGCAGAGTCACAGAACCCTTCAAAAACAATCCGATTCAGTTTTGTGTCTCGCTagtaaacaaagaaaatttgttTCCACCGAATTCTGGCAACCTTGCCATCATCATGTGTaattgattttctttgataGGAAAAtcttaaactgagtttgaaataaaaaaagatagTGCTGAGATTATAATCTTTCTGCTCCATAGTCCGcaaacattttgtttgcattgtttAAACACACAGATCAGAGTTCAACATACTGATTGAGCAATACATACAGTGTTTAGCTCAGTGGTACTCTCAGCTAGAATTATGAAAACTgattcaaacaatatttttgtttcagaaaaaattggaaaacaggaacattttttccattgaatataGGATTGTTACTGTAACTTATAAAGTGATGCAACTAGCATATCattcaaaaattttcatttaaCCACAGGCATTACAAACTGTGCTCGCTGTCAGAGCATGCGTTCTCGGAAGCCAAAACACTCTAAAGCaaaaacattgctgaaaatCTGACTGGTTTTGTGCTCCCTGACTTTTGTGCCGTACACCGATAACAGACCGATCGATGAACCCCTGCTTGCTCACAATTAACTGTGAACAATCTGACTCCAAAGTTTTTTTGTGCTGATCAGGAAGCAATAGTGAAACAGAGTGCCTGCGTTGAGAATTGGCAAAAAAAGATCCAATGGGAGAACGGACATTGTTGGAATTCTTACAAGTATGTGGGTCTGTTTTCACTAGGGAATAGCCATTGTGTCTTCTGACCCCCAGCTGTTCCCCTCATTGTTGCTAGAAACTTTTGCCTtatttaattttgactgtgtaCAATTTCAATAGGCACACAGACCCTGCAATCTAGCCTGAAAGCCTGAAAAAAAAGATGGCTGTCAATAGGGGTGAACTGTTTTGTAAacttatttcaaaatgatagcTGAGTGTGTTTTACCTCTACCATA from Ptychodera flava strain L36383 chromosome 12, AS_Pfla_20210202, whole genome shotgun sequence includes the following:
- the LOC139145661 gene encoding myb-like protein AA; translated protein: MFTSTNPAAGRGHHSQVGASTVDHTVPVQSYDFANQRVQQEGYHNNGANGIVAHSDALAENMKGFECSDLDNALLSGQAPPNGDFSFPFNNAQGHQVRAMHHGRMPVDMNSGNQTFSPLTHGRAGMDGYPYDDQGSVQGRPRSNQPSVTDSAIGEDFHQSTESVFSPGLHQNLHQGDCHVDSYGRTRRVSDPCPQVTPGIQSHGAAYQRTNSFPTDNINMRTQYNNFPANRGITQNGSNMGNNVQTFYPNPNQTGHSNTQNVDTTLPGIYERSTDSQPPSISPHVHGQNLGYPHGRSAGNLTMNASVSKPMEYMPQGSVGHTTHGTSQYQGMASNSTTVSNSRLHHLPPHIYQQYGNPPPPQHSPNPAPTAQVRQYPPHMQPRLNHPQFTMGNGNPPYGSSVTFTNNNNNNQHNFQSVDCAKPMFHGTQGNMNANVNMTSIGHVPNMQGLPRYPGNQTRGQPRYPAPQQGYMPNSGMPNAVNKTGHVGINRGGMDFQNANPGASQRLRHFGPMLENGLAQPKYPPEQMQGYARHPTNAIPPNYTGMPPMGDSMGMADTRPPSSMTHPPIRTPATQTQRYRYNHPETYPPSSATANVIPSGQNQNFPESVSGNRRYSNERSARASRVSLAQEASFAKVLQAMAKRDYPTEQVNPTWAEVGPLQGGHPQSIPDGHHSLENSQEPPDLSAELGFSDDPELLEKRGDLVFSAELEKLAKLSRNPIFLNYQGMTDEMAPPGASQPAQQGHGEIVMNTDQNFATGEELISNGQDIGSPNLEISENQLPSFEELVADRNPQQQHQVSKEEDVQHTTANTTTVSSTPTTTVPTNNISSVPSIPTPPANDSPHSISNASIGDFQETNEHSDDTKIMPVEKSLSPAGEELSKQTEENFQTAENQNMESPNAVKQLQRMTQSLKDKQEEVSKSRHVQYLSHNSDPATTSSQNCIAALSAACRNMIADLDSPVQRSINHQLYNVVSDNGLHSPNYEAMPSQFPQMPGMVPSPFIQQNPTFQGHQQPMDSLSSIGCSPVTDAGQQTPNCVSPGTFHLQYQNFLHEPVDMPVEPKQKRKPRAKKRNLSQDGDDVPKKQRRKKKKTSDSGDFSALEGEVNSVESSVVGSIDEQTNKMLDDASLVVSESEHMETSRMTSAESSATLPENSKSSIIENSSNVLSTPPDIQSSSPLDAVTLATISSESPVMITSPPSLSSPRSQPIASASTPNEVPDGLIMMQQQPLHQQHQQPGTPNVESASNNNNTIPNNKQNAETNSFVVSQETANNISSCPGSVNSVNDKEERATGKGYSDTVQSRPSSQNSQDGKQAFFDLNCLPNDIATSNNASIPQTTPSYPNTSISMSSGAPTCVTPVCVPTSCTSVPPGMGNQAAMHPGYPVVNNNQPPEAHPLEILQAQIQLQRQQFNISESRPLPYKNPPKVSSGPKSKTSKATKPQNPVDVEKLIAEEDSTWYMPNEAPKEPTVPWEQSKKNLEKAQNLDPNQVDRRTLHKISEQKRRESLKHSIDVLKRAVPDCRDLNDQSQQNVLLRAHNYIVDMLGKQQRSKMCAEELDSLKNCNNRLQDEISILRQECELISKIP